One window from the genome of Heterodontus francisci isolate sHetFra1 unplaced genomic scaffold, sHetFra1.hap1 HAP1_SCAFFOLD_201, whole genome shotgun sequence encodes:
- the LOC137364274 gene encoding probable G-protein coupled receptor 139, whose amino-acid sequence MHRPMQWVPNIFYVILAIIGVPVNLVSIVILSKGNCGLSSCTTCYLVAMSTADLLVIITETILRRINNLYFPLNFLDLTCVCRSRYVLNRAAMDCSVWFTIAFTFDRFVAICCQKLKSKYCTKKTANVVLSTTSILLCLKNIPTYLRYKPRRVIDNVEWHCSNKPSYFTDPRWIGFRMFEKALTPLLPFILILLLNVLTVRHILVTSRVRQRLRSQSKKDHHSDSEMERRRNSMILLFTISGSFIFLWLLYMLYIFGIGDFLDYDSYDIFAKVAYMLRNLNCCTNTFIYVVTQSEFREQLKSVVKYAVTSIIKLINKQRN is encoded by the exons atgcaccgaccaatgcaatgggtgccgaacatattctatgtgatccttgctataattggtgttcctg ttaatttagtgtcaattgtgatcctgtccaagggaaattgcggactctccagctgcaccacctgctacctggtggccatgtcaacggcagatctactggttattatcactgagaccatactccggagaatcaataatctttatttcccattaaatttcctggacctcacctgtgTGTGTCGCTCTCGTTATGTCCTGAACCGTGCAGCCatggactgttccgtctggttcaccatcgctttcacatttgatcgatttgtcgccatttgttgccagaagctgaaatcaaaatattgcacgaaGAAAACTGCGAATGTGGTTCTATCAACAAccagcattctgctctgtctaaaaaatattcccacctacttaAGATATAAACCGAGACGGGTAATCGACAATGTCGAATGGCACTGCTcgaataagccaagctattttactgaccctcgatggattggatttagaatgtttgaaaaagctttaacaccattattgccattcattttaattctgttgctgaacgttctgacggtcagacacattttagtgaccagtcgagttcgtcagagactgaggagtcagagcaagaaagatcatcacagtgactctgaaatggagagaagaaggaattctatgattttactcttcaccatatctggcagtttcatatttctgtggttgctTTATATGTTGTATATTTTTGGTATTGGTGATTTCTTGGATTATGATTCTTACGATATTTTTGCAAAggttgcatatatgctgcggaatttaaattgctgtacaaacacatttatttatgtggtcactcagtccgagttcagagagcagttaaagagtgtggtgaaatatgcagttacatcaattattaaattaattaataaacaaaggaactga